Proteins co-encoded in one Christiangramia fulva genomic window:
- the rpoB gene encoding DNA-directed RNA polymerase subunit beta, translating to MLEKQTERLSFSSVKNKPAYPDFLDLQIKSFQDFFQLETKSEERGNEGLYNTFLENFPITDTRNQFVLEFLDYFVDPPRYSIQECIERGLTYSVPLKARLKLYCTDPEHEDFETIVQDVYLGTIPYMTPSGTFVINGAERVVVSQLHRSPGVFFGQSFHANGTKLYSARVIPFKGSWIEFATDINSVMYAYIDRKKKLPVTTLFRAIGFERDKDILEIFDLAEEVKVSKTGLKKVLGRKLAARVLNTWYEDFVDEDTGEVVSIERNEIVLDRDTELEKEHIEEILETGTKTILLHKEDNQTGDYAIIHNTLQKDPTNSEKEAVEHIYRQLRNAEPPDEETARGIIDKLFFSDQRYSLGEVGRYRMNKKLGLDVAMDKQVLTKEDIITIVKYLIELINSKAEIDDIDHLSNRRVRTVGEQLSQQFGVGLARMARTIRERMNVRDNEVFTPIDLINAKTLSSVINSFFGTNQLSQFMDQTNPLAEITHKRRLSALGPGGLSRERAGFEVRDVHYTHYGRLCPIETPEGPNIGLISSLSVYAKVNGMGFIETPYRTVSEGKINISEEPIYLSAEEEEGKKIAQANIPLKDDGTIDTDRVIARMEGDFPVVDPKEVHYTDVAPNQISSISASLIPFLEHDDANRALMGSNMMRQAVPLLRADSPIVGTGLERQVATDSRVLINAEGEGEVEYVDANKIIIKYDRTDEERMVSFDSDSKTYDLIKFRKTNQGTCINLKPIVNVGDRVTKGQVLCQGYATEAGELALGRNMKVAFMPWKGYNFEDAIVISEKVVRDDIFTSIHIDEYSLEVRDTKLGNEELTNDIPNVSEEATKDLDEHGMIRVGAEVKPGDILIGKITPKGESDPTPEEKLLRAIFGDKAGDVKDASLKASPSLSGVVIDKKLFARAIKDKRKRAQDKEDVAALEKKYEAKFAVLKSELVEKLFAIVGGKTAQGVQNDLGEEVLPKGKKYTLKMLNAVDDYTHLTSGTWTTDDHLNELVADLIHNYKIKENDLQGNLRREKFTISVGDELPSGILKLAKVYIAKKRKLKVGDKMAGRHGNKGIVARIVRQEDMPFLEDGTPVDIVLNPLGVPSRMNIGQIYETVLGWAGQKLGKKYATPIFDGATIDQINELTDEAGIPRFGHTYLYDGGTGERFDQRATVGVIYMLKLGHMIDDKMHARSIGPYSLITQQPLGGKAQFGGQRFGEMEVWALEAYGASSTLREILTVKSDDVIGRAKTYEAIVKGEPMPEPGLPESFNVLMHELKGLGLDIKLEE from the coding sequence ATGTTAGAAAAGCAAACTGAAAGATTGAGTTTCTCTTCTGTGAAGAACAAACCTGCTTATCCAGATTTTCTGGATTTGCAGATCAAGTCCTTCCAGGACTTCTTCCAGCTGGAAACAAAGTCAGAAGAGCGGGGGAATGAAGGTCTTTACAACACCTTCCTCGAAAATTTCCCCATTACGGATACCCGTAATCAATTTGTACTAGAATTCTTAGATTATTTTGTGGACCCACCGAGATATTCCATTCAGGAATGTATCGAGCGCGGACTAACTTACAGTGTACCGCTTAAAGCAAGACTTAAGCTTTACTGTACCGACCCTGAGCACGAAGATTTTGAAACCATCGTACAGGACGTTTATTTAGGGACCATTCCTTATATGACTCCTAGCGGTACCTTCGTTATCAATGGTGCTGAACGTGTGGTTGTTTCACAGTTACACCGTTCTCCAGGGGTATTCTTTGGACAGTCTTTCCATGCTAATGGAACAAAATTATATTCAGCCCGTGTCATTCCTTTTAAAGGATCATGGATTGAATTTGCTACCGATATAAACAGCGTGATGTATGCTTATATCGATCGTAAGAAGAAATTACCTGTAACGACTCTTTTCCGTGCCATCGGATTTGAACGTGATAAGGATATTTTGGAAATTTTTGACCTCGCTGAAGAGGTTAAAGTTTCAAAAACAGGTCTTAAAAAAGTACTGGGCCGTAAACTTGCAGCCCGTGTATTGAACACCTGGTATGAAGATTTTGTTGATGAAGATACAGGAGAGGTTGTTTCAATAGAACGTAACGAGATCGTTTTAGATCGGGATACCGAACTTGAAAAAGAGCATATTGAGGAGATCCTCGAAACCGGAACAAAAACCATTCTTCTGCATAAAGAAGATAACCAAACCGGTGATTATGCTATTATTCACAATACACTACAAAAAGATCCTACCAACTCTGAAAAGGAAGCGGTAGAACATATTTATCGTCAGCTTCGTAATGCCGAGCCGCCAGATGAGGAAACCGCACGCGGTATCATCGATAAGCTGTTCTTCTCAGATCAGCGTTACAGCCTTGGTGAAGTTGGGCGATACAGAATGAACAAAAAACTTGGTCTTGATGTGGCTATGGATAAGCAGGTGCTTACCAAAGAAGACATTATTACCATTGTTAAATATTTAATAGAGCTGATCAACTCTAAGGCTGAGATCGATGATATCGACCACCTTTCTAACCGTCGTGTTAGAACCGTAGGCGAGCAGTTGTCTCAGCAATTTGGTGTGGGTCTTGCACGTATGGCAAGAACCATCCGCGAGCGGATGAACGTTCGTGACAACGAGGTATTTACCCCAATAGATTTGATCAACGCGAAGACTTTATCTTCTGTGATCAACTCATTCTTTGGAACAAATCAGTTGTCTCAGTTCATGGATCAGACCAACCCGCTTGCAGAGATCACGCACAAACGTCGACTTTCTGCATTAGGGCCAGGAGGTCTTTCAAGGGAAAGAGCAGGTTTCGAGGTACGTGACGTTCACTATACGCACTACGGAAGACTTTGCCCTATTGAAACTCCTGAAGGTCCCAATATTGGTCTTATTTCTTCACTTTCAGTTTACGCGAAAGTAAACGGAATGGGCTTCATTGAAACTCCATACCGTACGGTTTCTGAAGGTAAAATAAATATTTCCGAAGAGCCTATTTACCTAAGCGCAGAAGAGGAAGAAGGTAAGAAGATCGCCCAGGCGAACATTCCGTTAAAAGATGACGGAACCATTGATACCGATCGTGTTATTGCACGTATGGAGGGTGACTTCCCGGTTGTGGATCCAAAAGAGGTACATTATACCGATGTTGCTCCGAACCAGATTTCATCTATTTCGGCTTCATTAATTCCTTTCCTGGAACACGATGATGCGAACCGTGCACTGATGGGATCAAACATGATGCGCCAGGCGGTACCATTATTAAGAGCCGATTCTCCAATTGTGGGAACCGGGCTTGAAAGACAGGTGGCTACAGATTCTCGTGTATTGATCAATGCCGAAGGAGAAGGAGAAGTGGAATATGTAGATGCCAATAAGATCATTATCAAATACGACCGTACCGATGAAGAACGTATGGTAAGCTTTGATTCTGATTCTAAGACCTACGATCTTATCAAATTTAGAAAAACCAACCAGGGAACCTGTATCAACCTGAAACCTATTGTAAATGTGGGAGACAGAGTTACCAAAGGACAGGTGCTTTGCCAGGGTTACGCAACCGAAGCCGGTGAACTTGCCCTTGGTAGAAACATGAAAGTTGCTTTCATGCCATGGAAAGGTTACAACTTTGAAGATGCGATCGTAATTTCAGAAAAAGTGGTTAGAGATGATATTTTTACCTCTATCCATATCGACGAGTATTCGCTTGAAGTTAGAGATACCAAACTGGGTAATGAAGAATTGACCAACGATATTCCAAACGTTTCCGAAGAGGCTACAAAAGACCTTGACGAACATGGTATGATTCGCGTTGGTGCTGAAGTGAAGCCTGGTGATATTCTTATCGGTAAGATCACTCCAAAAGGAGAAAGTGATCCAACTCCGGAAGAAAAACTGCTTCGTGCGATCTTCGGTGACAAGGCCGGTGATGTGAAAGATGCTTCATTGAAGGCTTCTCCATCATTGAGTGGTGTTGTGATCGATAAGAAATTGTTCGCAAGAGCGATCAAGGATAAACGTAAGAGAGCTCAGGATAAAGAAGATGTTGCAGCACTTGAGAAAAAATATGAGGCGAAATTCGCTGTTCTTAAGTCTGAGTTGGTAGAGAAGTTATTCGCTATTGTAGGCGGAAAAACTGCTCAGGGAGTTCAAAATGACCTTGGAGAAGAAGTTCTTCCAAAAGGTAAAAAGTACACCCTTAAAATGTTAAACGCTGTAGATGATTATACGCATCTTACCAGCGGTACATGGACTACTGATGATCATCTTAACGAACTTGTAGCCGATCTTATTCATAACTATAAGATCAAGGAAAACGATCTTCAGGGTAACCTTAGAAGAGAGAAATTTACCATTTCGGTGGGAGATGAACTACCTTCAGGAATCCTGAAACTTGCTAAAGTTTATATCGCTAAGAAACGTAAGCTGAAAGTAGGTGATAAAATGGCGGGACGTCACGGTAACAAAGGTATTGTTGCCCGTATCGTTCGTCAGGAAGATATGCCTTTCCTTGAAGACGGAACTCCTGTAGATATCGTGTTGAACCCACTTGGTGTACCATCACGTATGAACATTGGTCAGATCTACGAAACTGTTCTTGGTTGGGCTGGTCAGAAATTAGGCAAGAAATATGCGACTCCTATTTTCGATGGTGCTACCATAGATCAGATCAACGAACTGACAGATGAAGCCGGAATTCCAAGATTTGGTCACACTTATCTATATGATGGTGGAACAGGAGAGCGTTTTGACCAGAGAGCAACCGTTGGTGTTATCTATATGTTGAAACTGGGTCACATGATCGACGATAAAATGCACGCGCGTTCTATCGGGCCATACTCTCTTATTACTCAGCAGCCGCTTGGTGGTAAGGCACAGTTTGGTGGTCAGCGATTTGGTGAGATGGAGGTTTGGGCTCTTGAAGCTTATGGTGCTTCAAGCACGCTTAGGGAAATCCTTACGGTCAAGTCTGACGACGTGATTGGTAGAGCGAAGACCTATGAGGCGATCGTTAAAGGTGAACCTATGCCTGAACCAGGATTGCCGGAATCTTTCAATGTACTTATGCACGAATTGAAAGGACTCGGATTGGATATAAAACTAGAAGAATAA